atttaataatatatgtCTAATGGCTTGATCATCTTTAATAAAAAGGAGGGGGCAAAAACGATTTTTCAAATAGATGTTTAATTGATACTCCTTCACCAACCAgcaattttaaattattgacTATCTAATCAATCAAATTACTTAAAAGaactttctttttcatataaCTTACATATTATTGCATGGATTTctcaatattttaaagttaaaaatattaattgggTTTCTTTAAAATTAGTCAAATGTCGGTTAGTATATAATAGAGATATCTACTATTTTTTCTAATAGGCATTTTTGTGATTGTTTTATTATATAGTACAGGAATATCACTATTCACTAATGTGCTCCATGACTAGATCTGAACTTCTGAGTAGGGGCAGGGATGGTACGATATTAATAATTTCTATTTGATAAAGTTTAGTTTTACAAATATTTTGCGATTCGATAAATTAATAACTATAGTGATTCGATTTCAACTTATATATAGTCAtgtaatgaaaaattatatttttgactTGTCAAGAAATATTTCAATTACTATATTATACTAATTAGTATTTTGTTTGCTAACAACTACACACAAAAGACATTTCAGTCAAGGTAGAGTAATCAAAATTCTAATGTTGAAATAATTAGTTAgtcacacacatatatatcgTTTGCAATCAAAAAAAGAGTTATAAATATGTGTCAAAAATATatgttgtatatataattatatactttGGTACAATATTCGCCATTTCTTTTAATATATGTCAATAATCAAATACCATAAAAAATgttataatatcaaaattacagtgtcaaaatttcaatatcaaaagtGTGTGAGAGAGACATATTGTTCTCTCAATAAATACGCATGTGTACACTATTAGTACTATATAAAGTGGCCGGTAACCAATAATTGATAGTACGCTGATTTTATCTCTATAGAAAGATTGTTTATGATAGATCTttgatataaataatttataacaaagcaatttttttaaaaaataatacacaTACAAAGTAGACATATCAAATAATAACGAAATCATTACATAATATATAAAAGAACAAaacagtaataataacaaaataatgataatcataGCAAGAACAACAAGTATTAGTAGAAATTAAATGGCAAGAAACTGCAATATTAATACTAATGCTACTAAAATTCAAAGAGACAACACTCgactataaaaaaaaagtaaaattacaaagaaattacgttataaatatttttacttatctacataatataatttttcaacaaaagaatattaattaaatttttttgattattGTGATGTAACGTGCCGTCGTTTCAAGGTAGATCAATTGAAACGGAATATAAAACACTAGATGACATGTATGGATGGATTACAAAAATGATATATAACACATGACTTAATGAAAATTGTTTTTTATCTAGGCAAATGTggccaaataaaataaatggagACACCATAGGATTCCAAAATACTTACAATAGAGCAAttgacattaaaaaaaaaatgtcattgCTAGACAAACTCTTACTAGGTCCGTCACTCCAATCTCAAAACCCTAAATTTTAAAGGtgctttcttttatttaatttgaataatttgttTTATTGGGAATCAAAACAAAACATTAAAGGGACCACATATTTTCCACTCTAATATATACCAACTGCTAcatttattgttgtttttgacTCTTTCTTCTTATAGTCTATTCCAagtttttatgattatgaacctCTCCTACAACCACTACACCTTtttgtgtatgtatgtatttattCATTCactccaaaataaaataaaataaaaattctagtGTTTTCTTACTTCACATGAAAagtcatatatttttatatatctcATGAAAATCAAGTAAGAAAGAAGTTTacttcaatattatttttttttctgtaATTGATGTGACTATTATATATTGGTTTTAGTGTCCCATAATCATTGAGTGAATGAGTTGTTATCTTAAAAGATAATGACATATTTAGTGTAATTTTATCGAAGGAATTTAGTGAAAATTAGGTGTATACAtgttttattactatttttataagatagaaaaaattatttttgatagacTCCTGTCTTAAAGAATAATATGACAAAAGTTGTTATtttaaacaaatataaaaatgaaaCATTAGAATTGGTGCATAAATTTTCATAGGTTATCCCTTTTGGAATACTTATTTAGTAAAtgattctctctcttttttttgcgTGCAACTTAGATTCTTTAAAATCATGATCTAAAAATTCATTTTGACCAAATTGAAAATCTAATGTGAAAACGTTAGActataattcaaattttaaaaaatgatctcAAACGTTAGACGATATTcaagtattttaaatataattaggTTGAGCAATATTGACAAGAGATGGTGCAGTTTCAGCTTATCggggacatgaccttagataagaggTTGACGAGGACACATATCATATATAAGTTTAGTAGGAAGTGAAGTGTTGTTTTGTTTATCTTTCCATAGTAGTAGTCATATTATTACTCTTGTAGTTTCTTGTCCTTTGATGTCTGttactatataatatttaaGGTACTTCGatgattatcatattatttaatttgtattagttattattccttttttttcttttcagaaTGCTTTAATATGCTTTCTAAAGAATTTTTCCATGACTTCTTCactctccttatttctctttccgCCCTGCTTTGAAATGTTTTTCTTGAATCGACAAACTATCGAAAACAATATCTCTACGACTCTACCTTCAACTATTTATCTCTCTTTCAGGCCCAAATGCTCTTATCTATCAAGCCCAAAATGCTAAATAGCCCAACCATTTTTTTCAGGCCCAAATATTCTTACTTATCAAACCCAAAAGGCTAAAGAGGCCCAATCTTTAGAAGTTGCAAAGTAGTTGAGACAGTTAACTCCTAACAACGTCATTTTGACCTTCCAAAAATCCTCTTTAAACCCCTATCCTTTCCACTGACATACTCAAAAACCTCTGAGCAAAATTCTGGCAATTGGAAAATTCTTTAAGGAGTAAGATGTGCGTATACTGTACCCTCTCCAGTCCTCAATTATGAAATTACACTGGATATTatactgttgttattgttggttgaGCAATATATGGGAAAATATTAGACCCGAGTCTAACTTTGTTCATAAGCGTAGCAATTTATCTTTCTTTCAAGCCCAACcaaattatctttctttcaggCCCAAATGTTCTTATCTATCAAGCCCAAATGCTAAATAGCTCAACCAtttattatctttctttcagGCCCAAATGTTCTTATATATCAAAGCTCAAAATACTAAAAGCTCAACCGTATATCTTTCTTTGAGGCCCAAATGTTCTTATCTATCAAGCCCAAAATGCTAAATAGCCCAatcatttatctttttttattcaaGCCCAAATATTCTTACCTATAAGCCCAAAATGCTAAATAGCCCAACCATTTATCTTTCTTCCAGGCCCAAATGTTCTTATTTGTCAAGCCCAAAATCCTAAGTAGGCCCAATCTTTAGAAGTTGCAAAGTACTTCTTCTGTTCCAAATTATGCACACATTTCAGATTTCAAGATTTAAATATGTTTTCATTGaccataattttttcatatctattttaaatatattatatatcaattattaatactttttatgttgttttcaaatatatacatttttattttaaaaaatttaaagatttcATATTCAAATTTGGGGTCAAAATTAAATTGTTTggtattcaaaatttaaattgtatcatataaattggacaattttttttttaacaaatgcCACATAAATTAGAACATAGAAAAATTCGAATTATGCTATATAAATTaggatttggaaattggaataaAGGAGTGTTAAGACAGTTAACTCCTAACGACGTCGTTTTTCACCTTCCAAAAAATCTTCTCCTTAAACCCCTATCCTTTCCACTGACACACTCAAAAACCTCCGAGCAAAACTCCGGCAACCGGAAAACCCCTCCGACCAACACCGGCGAACATGCCGTTCAGCCTCCTCTCCCCTCCACCTTTCGCTTCACTTCTCCACCATACCCCACCATCCCTCCAATTCAAACCCTTCATTTCCCTCCACCATCTCCGCCTCAAGTACCCCACCACCCTCACCACCGTTTCTGCCATCGGATTCGACGGGAAGTACTACCCAGACCCTTCAGACGATGACCCACCTGAGGCACCAGAAGATTCAATGCATGGTGTGAACAAATTTCAACAAATTCAACGGCAAGCAGCTAAAGCAAGAAAACAACAAGAAGAGCTTTTCAAGAAAGAACAGTCCATTTTCGTAAATGCATTAGCTGATGTTGAAGATGCACCTGATAATCCTCTTGTGAATGATAATGACAATGGAGATGATTTGTTTGGTGAAATTGATAAAGCTATTGCCCTGAAAAGAAAAGAGTTTGTAAAACAGGGGCTTTTAAAGCCTAACCCCAAGAAATCAGCTTTAGTTGAGGTTGAAGTTGATGGTATAGATGAATTATTGCCTGAAGAAGTTGTTGATTTGGAGGAAATTAGTGAGCTTACTGGGTTGACAGAAATTTCGGAAGGCGAAGAAAGTGAAGAAGAAAGGTCTGATTTTGAGGTAAGTGATGATATGGTTAAAGCTGAATTTTCAGATTTATCTTCATTTGATATGGACTTTGATGAGTATGGTAAAGCAAAGCCAAGAATTGTAGAACCCAAGTTTAGAATGAGTTTAGCTGAGCTTTTAGATGAGAGTAGGGTAGTGCCAGTATCAGTTTATGGAGATTTAGAGGTGGAAATTAGTGGCATACAACATGATTCGCGGTTGGTTGAGAGTGGTGATTTGTTTGTATGTTGTGTTGGGATGAAAACTGATGGACATTTATATTTATCTGAGGCTGATAAGAGAGGGGCTGTTGCTGTTGTAGCTAGTAAAGAGATTGATATTGAGGAAACTTTGGGGTGTAAAGCTTTAGTTGTTGTGGAGGACACGAATGCAGTGCTTGCTGTGTTAGCTGCTTCGTTTTACAGGCATCCGTCCAAAAGTATGTCTGTGATTGGAATTGCAGGAACTAATGGAAAGACTACAACTTCTTACTTAATAAAGGCAATGTATGGAGCAATGGGGTTGAGGATGGGCATGTTGAGTACAGTAGGGTATTATATATATGGGGATAACAAATTAGAGTCCCCTCATACAACCCCTGATGCAGTTTTGGTTCAGAAACTGATGGCAAAGATGGTTCATAATGGGACTGAGGCTTTGGTAATGGAGGCTTCTTCTCATGGATTGGCATTGGGTCGGTGTGATGAGGTTGATTTTGACATTGCAGTTTTTACTAACTTGACGCGGGATCATTTAGATTTTCATGGGACTGAGGAGGAGTATAGGGATGCTAAGGCTAAGCTGTTTGCTAGGATGGTGGACCCAGCACGTCACCGCAAGATTGTGAATATTGATGATCCTAATGCAGCTTTCTTTATAGCTCAAGGAAACCCAGATGTGCCTGTTGTGACTTTTGCAATGGAGAATAAGAGTGCTGATGTTCATCCCTTAAAGTTTCAGTTATCTCTCTTTGAGACTCAAGTGTTGGTCAACACACCTCAAGGCATATTGGAAATATCCTCTGGTTTGCTTGGAAGACATAACATCTATAACATTCTTGCAGCAGTTGCTGTTGGAATTGCGGTTGGGGCACCTTTGGAGGACATTGTCAAAGGTATTGAAGAGGTTGATGCAGTCCCTGGTCGATGTGAACTGATAGATGAGGAACAGGCTTTCGGAGTAATTGTAGACTATGCTCATACCCCTGATGCTTTATCTAGACTACTTGATTATGTGAGAGAGCTTGGCCCTAGGAGGGTTATAACCGGTAAGCAATCAGCAACTTCTTCCTTCCTCCCCCATTCAGCAATGGTGCAGTTACTCGTGTTAAAACAGAAAGTCTCTGCTTTTCTTATGCATGCTTCTCTGCATAAGAACTTAGGTGGAGCAAATTTCCAAACTTCACATTAGATTACTAATTTCAAATGTGGGCTTGGAAAGTTTTCATGTTCTTAGAACTGTGGTTTATGTATAGACAGAAACACACATGTAAATCTATGTGCTTTATTCCTGTATGAAAAGTGAATAAAGCATCGACCTagaagttatatatatatactttgtaTAGTGTTTTTGAGAAAAGTTAAATCAAGTCCAACTTAGTAGTTattttgttgaaggattttgagatatttcaagattaagaATATAAACCAAGCTATGCCACAAAGTTAGAGGTGTTGGCCTGCAGACGATGCACTTTTCACAGCTACCCCAGGGCACTACCTTGTTTTGCCCTGAAGCATGAACCAAATTTGTTTTTACCTTTGACTGTCATCCCCTTTTATCCTTACTAACATTCTCATTAATGTTTTCAAATGTTCTTTTTctgttatctattattttttactaagGTGTAATACCTGTTTCTTTTCTTGAAGTTTTTGGTTGTGCTGGAGAGAGCGACAGAGGGAAGAGGCCCATAATGGCAAAGATAGCAACAGATAAAAGTGATGTGACGATTCTGACATCCGACAATCCAAAGACTGAGGATCCTTGTAAGTATCATAGCTTGAAGAAGATATAACAGAGAAGGTTTCTGGAAATGTAAGTTGCGCGGACTCTTCACTTTCGACGGTGCACccgtgtcggattctccaaaaatacactacATTTGGAGAATCTGACACGCATCCAtagacatttttgaagagtccgagcaataTAGGTTGAAATCACCATATTTGAGATTATTTGGCTGTCTTTCTCTTTTTCACTATAGATTACATATCATTGAAATATGCATTGGTATTTGGTAGTTGCCGATATGTTCTTAGAAAAGTAGTCTCTTTCAGTTTCCTGATATTACATGTGCTGCACTTAAGATGGATTTTTTATCTCTCTTGTATACTAGTTGTCTGTCTTCTCTTATCTGCTGTGGCACTGTCTATGCACTCACTTTCGATTAGATTAGTGTTGATTTTGCTTCTTCACATGTTTGGGTATTGACACTGAAGCTATATCATATTATCTTCTATCAGTGGACATCTTGGATGATATGTTGGCTGGTGTAGGATGGACTATGCAGGACTACCTGAAATACGGAGAGAATGATTATTACCCCCCTCTCCCCAACGGCCATAGACTCTTCGTACATGATATCAGACAAGTGGCTGTGCGCTGTGCCGTTGCCATGGGTGAGGAAGGTGATATAGTTGTAAGTTCCTTGTCTCCATTCTTCATTTGTCCttgttatttgtttttaaaagcTAACCAATGATACAGGCTACAACTTACATGGGTAAAACATATTCATAATAGAAGT
The genomic region above belongs to Solanum dulcamara chromosome 5, daSolDulc1.2, whole genome shotgun sequence and contains:
- the LOC129890063 gene encoding UDP-N-acetylmuramoyl-L-alanyl-D-glutamate--2,6-diaminopimelate ligase MurE homolog, chloroplastic, translating into MPFSLLSPPPFASLLHHTPPSLQFKPFISLHHLRLKYPTTLTTVSAIGFDGKYYPDPSDDDPPEAPEDSMHGVNKFQQIQRQAAKARKQQEELFKKEQSIFVNALADVEDAPDNPLVNDNDNGDDLFGEIDKAIALKRKEFVKQGLLKPNPKKSALVEVEVDGIDELLPEEVVDLEEISELTGLTEISEGEESEEERSDFEVSDDMVKAEFSDLSSFDMDFDEYGKAKPRIVEPKFRMSLAELLDESRVVPVSVYGDLEVEISGIQHDSRLVESGDLFVCCVGMKTDGHLYLSEADKRGAVAVVASKEIDIEETLGCKALVVVEDTNAVLAVLAASFYRHPSKSMSVIGIAGTNGKTTTSYLIKAMYGAMGLRMGMLSTVGYYIYGDNKLESPHTTPDAVLVQKLMAKMVHNGTEALVMEASSHGLALGRCDEVDFDIAVFTNLTRDHLDFHGTEEEYRDAKAKLFARMVDPARHRKIVNIDDPNAAFFIAQGNPDVPVVTFAMENKSADVHPLKFQLSLFETQVLVNTPQGILEISSGLLGRHNIYNILAAVAVGIAVGAPLEDIVKGIEEVDAVPGRCELIDEEQAFGVIVDYAHTPDALSRLLDYVRELGPRRVITVFGCAGESDRGKRPIMAKIATDKSDVTILTSDNPKTEDPLDILDDMLAGVGWTMQDYLKYGENDYYPPLPNGHRLFVHDIRQVAVRCAVAMGEEGDIVVVAGKGHETYQIEGEKKEFFDDREECREALQYVDELHQAGIDTSEFPWRLPESH